Proteins co-encoded in one Juglans regia cultivar Chandler chromosome 16, Walnut 2.0, whole genome shotgun sequence genomic window:
- the LOC118344819 gene encoding protein FAR-RED IMPAIRED RESPONSE 1-like, giving the protein MGPPRPFIATSSVTRARVGQKDRPVCLETEAPCTSPKVDEEIVLDRLDEQKTDDDTTSTPQVVSSSDGDDITEEPKSEMEFNSFEDSLSYYKHYAKKCKFEVMTQMSERSEDQSVRYVTLGVHGKGRPRIRVSILPTHIRREQRTVREVSETMKRVLDTNDLAGIRLNKSYGSLVVGSGGFENLPFLKNDCCNYIYKARHLQLGAGGARALRDYFMRMQYKNNEFFELMDLDDDGRYGMPFTPFVGVNHHGQLILLGVGLISSDDMESFIWLFQT; this is encoded by the exons ATGGGACCTCCGAGACCATTTATCGCTACAAGTTCCGTAACGAGGGCAAGAGTTGGTCAAAAAGATAGACCCGTTTGTCTAGAAACTGAAGCGCCATGTACTTCTCCTAAAGTAGATGAAGAAATTGTGTTGGATAGACTAGATGAACAGAAAACTGACGATGACACTACTAGTACACCACAGGTAGTGTCATCGTCAGATGGTGATGACATCACTGAGGAGCCAAAGTCGGAGATGGAGTTCAATTCGTTTGAAGACTCGTTGAGCTATTATAAGCATTATGCTAAAAAATGCAAGTTTGAGGTGATGACACAAATGAGTGAGAGATCAGAGGATCAAAGTGTCAGATATGTCACCCTTGGTGTGCACGGGAAGGGAAGGCCCAGAATAAGAGTTTCAATCTTGCCAACCCACATCCGACGGGAACAACGGACTGTAAG AGAAGTGAGCGAGACCATGAAAAGAGTCCTAGACACAAATGACTTAGCTGGCATTCGACTGAATAAGAGTTACGGATCACTTGTCGTTGGCTCAGGTGGCTTCGAGAACCTcccatttttgaaaaatgattgttGCAATTACATCTACAAAGCACGACATTTACAACTTGGTGCGGGTGGTGCTAGAGCACTTCGAGATTATTTTATGAGGATGCAATACAAGAATAACGAGTTTTTTGAGTTGATGGATTTAGACGATGATGGAAg GTATGGGATGCCCTTcacaccatttgttggtgtaaatcaCCATGGGCAATTGATTCTTTTGGGGGTTGGGTTGATTTCCAGCGATGACATGGAGAGCTTTATATGGCTGTTCCAAACCTGa
- the LOC109009259 gene encoding beta-1,3-galactosyltransferase GALT1-like, giving the protein MEIRFKAVDALLISRMKKWLGSLLVASLFMLLILRYGVMKNPIGERYLTSLFSPNASNPLELHDAVVPPAVQNPENASTVVPAATIVLSLLAQRNISKEEEKTLQTWNHLKHLVNHSQGLPNAVDSIKDAGGAWNSLMDSVEEKRLRDGNESSRGRGKEKQCPYFLNKMNKSELDNSIYKLRVPCGLTQGSAITIIGIPNGLLGNFRIDLTGESLPGEPDPPIILHYNLRLHGDKITEDPVIVQNTWTVAHDWGEEERCPSPAPEKIKKVDDLDQCNKMVGKEDSQFIAITHSNTSRRSSNVQEGSKTRKYFPFNQNHPFVATLRVGLEGIQMTVDGKHITSFAFRETLEPWLVSEIKISGDLKLISVLASGLPTSEDSEHINDLETLKSVPLSLQRPLDLFIGVFSTANNFKRRMAVRRTWMQYPAVRSGAVAVRFFVGLHKNQIVNEELWDEARTYGDVQLMPFVDYYSLITWKTLAICIFGTEVVSAKFVMKTDDDAFVRVDEILASLNRINVAHGLLYGLINSDSRPDRNPHSKWYISPEEWPGARYPGWAHGPGYVVSHDIAKEIYMRYKKGNLKMFKLEDVAMGIWIADMKDVLKVQYKKEEKVYPLGCKDGYIVAHYQGPREMLCLWQKLQEGHGARCCGDR; this is encoded by the exons ATGGAAATCAGATTCAAAGCTGTTGATGCGTTGTTGATCAGTAGAATGAAAAAATGGTTGGGCAGTCTTTTAGTTGCATCATTGTTTATGCTGCTGATCCTGAGATACGGTGTCATGAAAAATCCTATTGGGGAAAGATATTTAACAAGTCTGTTCTCACCCAATGCCAGTAACCCTCTAGAGTTGCATGATGCTGTAGTTCCACCAGCAGTTCAAAATCCAGAGAATGCTTCTACGGTGGTTCCTGCTGCTACCATAGTCTTAAGTCTCCTTGCTCAGAGAAATATCTCTAAGGAAGAGGAAAAAACTTTGCAGACATGGAACCATTTGAAGCACTTAGTTAATCATTCACAGGGCTTACCTAATGCAGTAGACTCTATCAAGGATGCTGGAGGTGCGTGGAATAGCCTTATGGATTCAGTTGAAGAGAAAAGACTTCGGGATGGGAATGAAAGTTCACGTGGGAGAGGAAAAGAGAAGCAGTgtccttattttttaaataaaatgaacaagTCAGAGCTTGATAATAGCATTTATAAGTTGAGGGTTCCTTGTGGCCTGACTCAGGGTTCTGCTATTACAATTATAGGAATTCCAAATGGTCTTCTTGGCAATTTCCGTATTGACTTAACCGGGGAATCACTTCCAGGGGAGCCTGATCCACCCATCATCTTACATTACAATCTAAGGCTTCATGGTGATAAGATAACTGAGGACCCTGTAATTGTCCAAAACACCTGGACTGTCGCTCATGATTGGGGTGAAGAGGAGCGTTGTCCATCCCCTGCTCctgaaaaaattaagaaag TGGATGATTTGGATCAGTGCAACAAAATGGTAGGAAAAGAGGATAGCCAATTCATTGCTATCACACATTCCAACACTTCAAGACGATCTTCAAATGTGCAAGAAGGATCTAAGACCAGAAAATACTTCCCTTTTAACCAAAATcatccatttgttgcaacaCTTAGAGTGGGATTGGAGGGGATTCAGATGACCGTTGATGGAAAGCACATAACATCCTTTGCTTTCCGTGAa ACATTGGAGCCTTGGCTCGtaagtgaaataaaaatttctGGAGACCTAAAGTTAATTTCTGTCCTCGCAAGTGGTCTACCTACATCAGAGGATTCTGAGCATATAAATGATTTAGAAACACTAAAATcagttcctctctctcttcaaagACCATTGGATCTCTTCATTGGTGTTTTCTCTACTGCAAACAATTTCAAGCGTAGGATGGCTGTCCGAAGGACATGGATGCAGTATCCCGCAGTGCGGTCAGGGGCAGTTGCAGTTCgattttttgttggtttg CATAAAAACCAAATAGTGAATGAGGAACTTTGGGACGAGGCAAGAACGTATGGAGATGTTCAGTTGATGCCTTTTGTCGACTACTACAGCCTTATCACCTGGAAAACTTTAGCAATCTGCATCTTTGGG ACTGAGGTTGTTTCAGCAAAGTTTGTTATGAAGACAGATGATGATGCATTTGTCCGTGTGGATGAAATATTGGCTTCGTTAAATAGGATCAATGTGGCTCATGGGTTGCTCTATGGGCTCATAAATTCAGATTCCCGACCAGATCGAAATCCTCATAGCAAGTGGTATATTAGTCCTGAG GAATGGCCTGGGGCGAGGTATCCTGGTTGGGCGCATGGTCCCGGTTATGTGGTGTCGCATGATATAGCAAAAGAAATCTACATGAGATACAAAAAAGGAAATTTGAAG ATGTTTAAGCTAGAAGATGTAGCAATGGGAATCTGGATAGCAGATATGAAGGATGTTTTGAAAGTTCAATacaagaaagaagagaaggtCTATCCCTTGGGGTGCAAGGATGGTTATATTGTCGCGCATTACCAAGGTCCCAGGGAGATGCTCTGTTTGTGGCAGAAACTTCAAGAAGGACATGGTGCTAGGTGCTGTGGTGATCGATAA
- the LOC109009260 gene encoding protein DMP9-like, with amino-acid sequence MEPNPQDAIGVNIYTASPTEESTQIPSSSQATAQVGRKRRAVAKGVQKTISKTSMLVNFLPTGTLLTFEMVLPSVSGNGQCSPVSTQMIYALLGLCTLSCFFFHFTDSFRGPDGKVYYGFVTPKGLSVFKAGLGVEVPKDDKYRVGFSDFVHAIMSVMVFVAIAFSDHRVTDCIFPGHAKDMDEVMESFPLMVGIICSGLFLVFPNTRFGIGCMAT; translated from the coding sequence ATGGAGCCCAACCCTCAAGACGCTATCGGAGTCAACATCTACACCGCTTCTCCCACCGAAGAATCAACCCAAATCCCATCCTCTTCCCAGGCCACTGCTCAGGTTGGCCGGAAAAGGCGAGCAGTTGCTAAGGGAGTGCAGAAAACAATATCCAAAACTTCAATGCTCGTCAACTTCCTTCCAACGGGGACCCTTCTCACGTTTGAGATGGTCCTCCCGTCTGTCTCCGGCAACGGTCAGTGCTCTCCGGTTAGCACCCAAATGATCTACGCCCTTCTGGGCCTCTGCACCCTCTCGTGCTTCTTCTTTCACTTCACAGACAGTTTCCGAGGTCCCGACGGCAAAGTCTATTACGGGTTCGTGACCCCAAAAGGTCTATCGGTGTTCAAGGCCGGGCTTGGCGTGGAAGTTCCAAAGGACGACAAGTACAGAGTTGGGTTCTCGGATTTCGTCCATGCGATCATGTCGGTAATGGTTTTCGTGGCGATTGCTTTCTCGGATCATCGAGTCACGGATTGTATTTTTCCTGGACATGCCAAGGACATGGACGAAGTTATGGAGAGTTTCCCTCTGATGGTTGGGATTATATGCAGTGGTCTCTTCTTGGTCTTTCCAAATACTCGATTTGGAATCGGATGCATGGCTACCTGA